The following coding sequences lie in one Panicum virgatum strain AP13 chromosome 6N, P.virgatum_v5, whole genome shotgun sequence genomic window:
- the LOC120677242 gene encoding transcription factor MYB93-like, translating to MGRSPCCDESGLKKGPWTPEEDEKLQQYIQKNGHGSWRTLPRLAGLNRCGKSCRLRWTNYLRPDIKRGKFSQEEEQTILHLHSILGNKWSAIATHLPGRTDNEIKNFWNTHLKKRLIQMGFDPMTHRPRTDFFAALPQLIALAALRDQLAADPAASAQLQAGGGGDVAIQAAKLQYLQCLLQSAATTIDGFASTAAAAGSTPNAAEAAALDALCSPQGTQDSTAPVSAASDQLLPSCTFPEAPASSEANQGLGYGGADVDVFACHGGASLPPLADLSDAANNPSSADGCSATASSSFGGSAGSPLPWPEFFPDDPFITDFL from the exons ATGGGGAGATCTCCTTGCTGCGACGAGAGTGGCCTCAAGAAGGGCCCGTGGACGCCGGAGGAGGACGAGAAGCTGCAGCAGTACATCCAGAAGAACGGCCATGGCAGCTGGAGGACCCTCCCAAGACTCGCCG GGCTGAACAGATGCGGCAAGAGCTGCCGGCTGCGGTGGACCAACTACCTGCGGCCGGACATCAAGCGGGGCAAGTTctcgcaggaggaggagcagaccATCCTGCACCTCCACTCCATCCTCGGCAACAAGTGGTCGGCGATCGCGACGCACCTGCCGGGCCGGACGGACAACGAGATCAAGAACTTCTGGAACACGCACCTCAAGAAGCGGCTCATCCAGATGGGCTTCGACCCCATGACGCACCGCCCCCGGACCGACTTCTTCGCCGCGCTGCCGCAGCTCatcgcgctcgccgcgctccgcgaccagctcgccgcggacccggcggcgagcgcgcagctgcaggccggcggcggcggcgacgtggccATCCAGGCCGCCAAGCTCCAGTACCTGCAGTGCCTTCTCCAGTCCGCGGCCACCACCATCGATGGcttcgcctccaccgccgccgccgcgggttcCACGCCCAAcgccgccgaggcggcggctctCGACGCTCTGTGCTCGCCGCAGGGGACGCAAGACAGCACCGCCCCGGTGTCCGCGGCCAGCGACCAGCTGCTACCTTCCTGCACGTTCCCCGAGGCGCCCGCCAGCAGCGAAGCCAACCAAGGCCTCGGCTACGGCGGCGCtgatgtcgacgtgttcgcgtgCCACGGTGGCGCCTCGCTGCCGCCCCTCGCCGACCTCTCCGACGCCGCGAACAACCCCTCATCAGCCGACGGGTGCAGCGCCACGGCGTCGTCCAGCTTCGGTGGCAGCGCGGGCAGCCCGCTCCCTTGGCCGGAGTTCTTCCCCGACGACCCCTTCATCACCGATTTCCTATGA
- the LOC120678791 gene encoding serine/arginine-rich splicing factor SC35-like, with amino-acid sequence MSHFGRSGPPDIRDTFSLLVLNISFRTTADDLFPLFERYGKVVDVFIPRDRRTGDSRGFAFVRYKYADEAQKAIERLDGKNVDGRNIMVQFAKYGPNAEPVRKGRVIEVVEKPRDRSRSRSPRPRHRDRDHRRRSRSRSRERHGRDRDRDYRRQSRSRSRSRSRSPSSSPDRKNHRRARDDDKRRSRSKSRSKSRSRSRSRSHSYHSASPARRSASPRKSSPPRRSPTPEKHTNGKDLPPSRSVSPSPKHAGSGSPGSESKE; translated from the exons ATGTCGCACTTCGGGAGGTCGGGGCCGCCGGACATCCGCGACACCTTCTCGCTCCTCGTCCTCAACATCAGCTTCC GCACCACGGCGGACGACCTCTTCCCGCTCTTCGAGCGCTACGGCAAGGTCGTCGACGTCTTCATCCCGAGGGACCGGAG GACCGGGGACTCGAGGGGTTTCGCGTTCGTGCGGTACAAGTACGCTGACGAGGCGCAGAAGGCTATAGAGCGCCTTGACG gcAAAAATGTGGATGGGAGGAACATCATGGTGCAGTTTGCAAAGTACGGCCCTAATGCGGAGCCAGT CCGTAAAGGAAGGGTCATAGAGGTTGTTGAGAAACCACGAGACAGGTCAAGAAGCCGTAGTCCAAGGCCAAG GCACAGAGACAGAGATCATAGGAGGCGAAGTCGCAGCAGGAGCAGAGAAAGGCATGGGCGTGATAGAGACAGGGACTATCGTCGCCAGagcagaagcagaagcagaaGTAGAAGCCGAAGTCCGAGTTCAAGTCCTGACCGCAAAAATCATCGTAGAGCAAGAGATGATGATAagcgcaggagcaggagcaagaGTAGGAGCAAaagcagaagcagaagcagGAGTAGAAGCCACTCATACCATAG TGCTTCACCTGCTCGGCGCAGTGCTAGCCCTCGCAAAAGCTCACCACCAAGGAGGAGCCCCACTCCTGAAAAGCACACCAATGGAAAGGATTTGCCTCCATCACGCAGTGTTTCTCCATCACCAAAGCATGCAGGCTCTGGTAGCCCAGGCAGTGAGAGCAAG GAGTAA